The Brassica napus cultivar Da-Ae chromosome C1, Da-Ae, whole genome shotgun sequence DNA segment AACAAAACTACCAAAGTTGAGAGAACCGGTTTAGATGTAAATGAATCAAATTGAAATGGGAATTATACGATTGGTCTCTTAACCGGTTTAAACCGGCCTGTACCGTCGCTCCCGCCAATTTTAACTCTTCtcctctgatttttttttctgggaattaaaaaagaaattggGATCTCATGTTCGTAGTGAAATTGAAATCTGAAGACGGAGATGGCTTCGTCCacatctaaaaccctaattgaCTTTATTCATCCCGCAAAACGCCTCAAAGCTTCCTACTTTCCCGCCGTTTCCGCCGCCAGTTGTTCCCGCGGTTTGTGTTCTGCCTCAAAATCGCCGCCTCGCGTAGTAACCGTTACCAATTCCGTCGCCGACGACTCGTCCCGCTCCGATTTCAACAAATCCGTAGCCACGTCCAAACGCAACCTCGCCGTCTGCTCCGAGAAGGTCGCAAAAGCTAAAGGTTTGATTTTTAAAGCTGGTTTGTGGTTTTCTAGGGTTTTATGATTTAGATTGATTTGGGAACTGGAAACTGTTATAGCTGAAGGAAGCTGCTGCCACGTGCGTTTGAATGAGCTGTTAGTCGAAGAGTCATGGCTTAAAGCTCTCCCTGGAGAATTGCAAAAACCCTACTTCAAGACCCTTTCTGACTTCCTTGAACGTGAGAGTAAAGGCCCTTTGATATATCCGCCGCAGCATTTGGTTTTCAATGCTCTTAATACAACACCTTTCGACCGAGTCAAGGCTGTCATCATCGGGCAGGTACAGACGTtagtttcttttgaggaggtcCTGATTTTTTTGTTGCGCtttaacaagtttttttttttttctgtttggttTAGGATCCGTACCATGGACCTGGTCAAGCTATGGGTTTGTCTTTCTCTGTGCCTGAAGGAGAGAAGCTTCCTTCTAGTCTGTTGAACATATTCAAGGAGCTTCAGAAAGATGTTGGCTGTTCAATCCCGCGTCATGGTGATCTACAGAAATGGGCTGTGCAGGTGAAATGGAGTTTCTATGTTACTTCAATTCTCAGTTTTTACTTGGAGTTAGCTCATGTAAATCACTTCTTGGTTTGATCATTTGTAGGGTGTTTTGCTGTTGAATGCTGTTCTTACAGGTAAATAATATCTCATCGTGTGGTGAGCTTGTAAGTTTTAAAAAGTGCCAAAAGTAATGTCGGTTGTGTTGCCTTGTAATTCAGTAAGGAGTAAGCAGCCGAACTCACATGCAAAGAAAGGATGGGAACAGTTCACTGATGCTGTCATTCAAAGCATTTCGCAGCAGAAGGAAGGTGTTGTCTTTCTCCTCTGGGGAAGATATGCTCAAGAGAAATCCAAGtaggttttggtttggttttcttATTCGtagtttattattttgtatgagACTGCAAAGCTTTCTTATGATCAATTGCAGGTTGATAGATGGGAATAAACATCATATACTCACAGCAGCTCATCCATCTGGTTTGTCTGCGCATAGAGGCTTCTTCAACTGCAGGTTAGCTCACTCCGCTAAACCTCATATTTAATTTCTCATACCTGATCACATGCATAATGGAACCAGTGTTTCTGCGAGACTGAAAGACATTAAATGACTTGCAATTGTCTGCGTAATGTGCTTATGTTGTTGACCCTAGTGCTGAATTTACATTAATACTCAAACCTTTGAACAGACATTTCTCTCAAGCAAACCAGCTACTCGAACAGAGGGGGATTCCTCCCATAGAATGGCAACTTTAATCTCTTAAACCGCCGTGTTGAGAGTTGAGACCAAGACGAAGCATGAGTGTTCTTGGGAAGCCAACCATTTTTTGCAGTCCCTTCTGGTGAACAGAGCTTGAAGCTTTAATCGTTATAATGCTCCTCCTATTTTATCACAGAATCCTAGACGCCTAGGATAGGCTGTTAAAGGTGTATCCGAGTATGTCCAAGTAGCAGTGGGGAGACTGTTTCATTTTGTACTCTTATGAAGAATGGTGTGTATTATATTAGGGGTGCGTGCTACTTGTAGAATTTTCCTTGTTGCTACAATGTATGCACAACTTTAAAAAGTATGGATGGTTAGATTTATTAAAAGTATGGTTTAAGATGTTGAGGTGAATATAAAACCACAGTACATGGAAGCTAGCCAGAAGTTTGAAGATGTTGAGGTGAATATAAAACCACAGTTGAAGTCATCAATGACTGCTTTGAAGATTTTTATGCAACCCCTAAAAAATGAGTCAAATTTAATAATTCCGTGTTAAAATTTATCTACTGGACGAATAAAGTTCACTAAATTTAACACATGGTAAAGAATTATGGGATTTTGCAAcggaatgtttttatttaaaataaagtcGTTGGGTGAACAGATTTGAAACTTTACTTTGGGGTCGGAATCGAAACATTATTACTAATCAGGGGTTTTCCTCTCTAGATTTTATCCTtgagaaaagtttttttttttttcttaaaagtaaGTCGAAGGTTACACAACTTGCAACAGtcgttaaaccctaaaccctttatttttgtttttctctctcCGCCGCTGTATCACACTCTCATATCTCTCGCTGGAGTTCTCTTCGCTATCGCAACCTTCAAGTAGTTTCGTTTCTTCATGTAAGTTTCTTCACTGTTCACTTTTCCAGTAGTAGTTCCTTCCTTTCCGAAGCTCTGTCTCGATACTGCGACTTGGTAATCCTAATTGCTGTTCTGTCGGTATTGTAACACACGAGCTCTTACTCATCTAGTCATCTTAGTTTGGTATATAAATCTTTAACCTTTGGATGTGAGAATCGAAATTGACGGTTTTTAGAGACTAATGGTTACAACACAGAACTCGTTTACAGACATCGTTTGATAGTGAAACTGTCTTAGAAGTGGACCtctttcacaaatttagaattactctcaaagttttgttttttcttcaactttgctgcagagagagagagttgattGATTGAGATTTAGAGCTCAGACATGGTTGAGCTGGAGAAGAAATCCAGCGATGTGCTGAAGAAGAGGATCAGAAAGCGAAACCGTGGGAAGAAGAACGAGCTTCAAAAGGtggaagtagaagaagaagaaacccatAACGTTGAGGAAAACGCTGATGAAATCAAAAAGAAGGTTAAGAAAGTGAAGAAGCTGCAGGGAAGAGGCAAaatcgaggaagaagaagaggtggaAGCAAAGGAAgaggaagtagaagaagaagaagaagagaagaagatggtgGTTGTAGCGAAAGGGATAATGACTAACGAAACTTTTGAATCCCTTGACTTGTCAGAGCAGACCTTCGAAGCTATTAAGGCGATGGACTTTAAACACATGACTCAAGTACGTAAAACCTTGGAACCCTTTTCTCATGTTTTATACCAGACTTTCAAAAACTAGTACATGTTTCTGAGTCTCTTAATCATTGTAGATTCAAGCTGGATCAATTCCTCCTCTTTTGGAGGGCAAAGATGTTCTTGGTGCTGCCAGGACTGGTTCTGGTAAAACCCTTGCTTTCCTCATTCCGGCTGTTGAGTTGCTCTTTAAAGAGCGCTTCTCCCCTCTCAACGGGACTGGTGTCATCGTTATTTGCCCCACAAGAGAACTTGCTATTCAGGtaaaaactcttttctttctctaCCATACTCTCATTCTGAGTAGATGAGTCTTGTTATTCTACTTGCAGTGAGGTTCTCAGCTTTCATGTAGATTACTCATTGCAAATGCTTTGGTTTTGTAAAGtgtgaatgttgttttcttAGTTACTACGGCCTCCCATCCCCATTTTttaccatgttttttttttgatattttagacTAAAAATGTGGCGGAGGAGCTAGTGAAGCATCATTCACTGACTGTCAGTATGGTTATCGGTGGAAATAACAGAAGGTCGGAAGCACAACGTATTGCAAATGGTTCAAATTTGCTGATAGCAACTCCTGGGCGTCTTCTTGACCATCTTCAACATACCAagggtttcatttttaaacaCCTAAAGGTACTTTCCTTTTCATTGTTCTAATTGGCGCATGTTATTGTCTTATTTTTGACAAAGTGGATGTTGAAAATTCTGACTGTTGTCtttctatgaaaaaaataatacaagTAAAAGAGCCATAGATGAACTGTATACATCAGATTATGCTGTATTCATCTTGCCACCTCTGTCAGAGAGCTAGAGAAGGAATACTACATTATGTGTCGCTTATAACTTGATGTTTAGCCTGGCTTGTAGTCGTACTATTAGTTGAAAAATGTGATCACTTGACTTTGTGCAGTATATGATTCTAATGGATATGTATCTTTACATATGCTCCTTTAAATTGTAGTGCCTTGTGATTGATGAAGCTGATAGGATTCTGGAAGAAAATTTTGAGGAGGACATGAATAAGATTCTAAAAATTCTACCAAAGGTAAGttacctctttgttctcttaaTTAAGGTTAATCTAAAGAAGAATGAGAAAAGTAGATAAATGCAGACCTTTCAGTATCAGagatttcttttctttcctttccTTTAAACAATATTCCCATGGTATTGCTATTCTCCTCAGCCAAAACCCACTAGCGAAATAGTTTTGTATGTTAAGATGTTTACACAAATCATGTGCCCCACCCAAAGTCTTTGGCATTACTACGGTTTGGATTTTTGTTCTGAATAAAGTTTTTACCATGTTTCTGCAGACTAGGCAAACCGCACTATTCTCTGCCACCCAGACTTCGAAGGTATTTTTCTGTTATCTTCGGTATTGTCATTCTTAGTTCTTGCTGTTACTTAATTATTCTTACTCTTTGTGTATCGTTGCAGGTTCAAGATCTTGCTCGAGTGTCATTGACGTCTCCTGTTCTTGTTGATGTCGATGATGGTAGACGCAAGGTATGAATCACAAGAAAAGCTCTCGTAATCAAATTTTAAAGACCATGCAACGgagaatttatttaataattttccgAAACTGTTAGGTGACAAATGAAGGATTGGAGCAAGGCTATTGCGTTGTTCCGAGCGAAAAGAGACTTCTCCTTCTAATTTCTTTTCTGAAGAAGAAcctaaacaagaaaataatggTGTTCTTCTCTACGTGCAAGTCGGTACAGTTCCATGCCGAAATCATGAAGCTAATCAACTTGGATAGCTGTGACATCCATGGAGGACTGGATCAGAACAGAAGAACTAAAACCTTTTTCGACTTTATGAAAGCAGAGAAAGGTATTTTGTTGTGCACTGATGTTGCTGCTCGTGGTCTCGACATTCCTGCCGTGGTACGTGTATGTTCTTACATTGATTACTAACACTTTTATTATACTCAATGAGTCAATAGTGTTACTAAAATCACATTGTGTTGAATCGTGTTTTATGTAGGACTGGATTATACAATATGATCCTCCAGACAAGCCAACGGTAGGAGATATACTTTGCTCTTCTGGTTTTTCTATATCCCGCTCTGTCTATTAATGTGCATCTAAGATTTTTTATGGTTGATGTTGTCTTCAGGAATATATCCACAGGGTTGGTCGAACAGCCCGTGGAGAAGGAGCAAAGGGAAAAGCATTGCTTGTCTTGATCCCTGAAGAGCTTCAATTTATTCGTTACCTTAAggtatgaatgtttttttttagaatctTCTTGTGGTTAGACCTACTTGTTTTTAACTGATTTGTACTTAAACCCGCAGGCTGCAAAAGTACCTGTAAAAGAGCTTGAGTTCAATGAGAAGAAGCTTTTGAATGTGCGGTCCGCTCTGGTAATTGTTCTGATTCAGTCTTTTTGAATGTGTAGTTGGATTCGTTGTAAAACATCGTTTATTGTTCTTGTCCTGCAGGAGAAATATGTTGCCAACGACTATAATCTGAACAAGATAGCCAAGGAAGCGTACAGGGCTTATATCGCAGCATACAATTCACATTCTCTGAAAGATATCTTTAATGTTCACCGGCTAGATCTTCAGGTATAGTTCACACACAAATAAACTCTTGTTTTTTCTTGCAAGGTTGGAAGATATAACCAGGGTTTTCATATTTTGTCATGGGATGTCACAGGCGGTTGCTCTATCCTTCTGCTTCTCTTCGCCGCCAAAAGTGCATCTGAACATAGAAAGTGGAGCTGGAAAGGTGAGGAAGGCGAGGAATCAGCAAGGTCGCAATGGCTTCTCTCCTTACACTCCCTATGGCAAAGCCAAGTCCACACCCAAAGAGGCATGAAATGTCTTGACCTGACTAAAAAGATTATGATTACTTTGCTTGTTTCTGGTTTGGAAACCTTTGTTTTATCAATCACCACCAAGTTTTGCCCCAACTACtgtagttttgttttaattcaGATTGttgtttcttgtacttttttttttttgtgtaacacATCTTGTACTACTCAGATCTCTGTGTTGTTATAAGAATGGTTTAATCAACTAATGGCAGCTTTCTCAAGAGATTATTTGCTTATGAAATATAGGAAACTGTAAAGAATCACATAATTAGGTAATATTAGACCTAcaagaaaagtgaaaacatgTTGAATGAAACCTAGACCGGTCCGGTCAGTGTAGTTATTTGGAATGCTAAACCGGAACTAAAATCTGACCTAATGCCAAACCAAAACCGAAACAATAAGAACCACAAAGCTGGAACTAGTGAACTGGACAGCAGTTTTCAATGCACTGCTCTTCTTGTGAGTTGAAGCCGAAagagaggaaaaagaagaggaaggagaaggagaatcTGGGGAAGACTCGGTCTCCATGACTTTAATGATCATCTTCTGACCCTTTTCACACTGACCCGAGACACCACTAATGAAGTAAAACAAACCGGGACGGTCTAGTTTGAAAACCGTGTCTTGGTTGTTGGAATAGAGTTGCGGTTTAGTTGCCTTGCATTCCTTGTACTCGTCTTCTGACACCACCAATACTGAGTCTTTCTTGTATTTGAAACCttcatcaaaaataaaaatctctcATCGAGGTCTGTTAGTCTTGTCCACTTCTTGAGGgataattaatgtatttgaCTACGtattttactctcttttttttgaaacatttgtgaagacatttttcttttctgagcAAAATTTGTGAAAACATCATGACTTGGAAATTGTTGAGAAATATCCGATTTTGTGGGATATTTGCGTTTTGTTATGAACTACTATAAAACTTATCTgtattattatttgaaaagtgaatttgtatatttgtcatgttcttttctccatgattttaagtagttttgcttatttgtcatgttcctgtaattttgattaatgagtcattaaatttatactattattttaattttgttaaataagCAGAAGTAATGATTATGATAAAATTCTAAATCTTCTACTTGATCCaatctttaatataatagaATTTCTTCAAACTTATTATCTTCTAAATTTGGCATAGATACTAGATATACAACTCATATATTGTAGtatctctttttaatttttattttttcataattatcaGATGCATGTGTTAAGatgattaatataatataataaaatttaatgttattcTTCCATTATCAATCAGTCACAAGTTATCTATCTATTTTTATCaacaaatttaatttatcaaattattataaattttaaaaatatataaaaaaattaattaacacaaataatacatcccctgtatattaatagagaaacattaaaaaagttataacatgtagtttgtactaattaaaaagtgCATTGCTGAGTTTTCACATAATTAGAATgctaattttgcttacgtggcggcttgagaatcaattgagaattttgttaatccaaaattaaattgttagagaatgttatattatatagtatgtccattattgaccattcatttatcaaattaaaattattatatattttttccttaaataaaacctacgaaattacctaatatgattaatatatatatatcaattaatgattttaaataataaagattttctaacaatttgtatattttctatcatttttgtttaattatttattattaaaataaattacataattacataaatcatataataataaaaaatagattttttttgtatatgttgtattttgaatttttgaaaacaagtataaattactaacattgttaaaagtctcaaataaacttttgtgatcaaggtcTAATTTTTTTCCacaataagatacaatgattataaaatcatatgaataaataattttatgtaataggtgttcatgttaatatatatatatatttcatatcgtttaaattaaactatatatcatatgaaaatacatatttgtattttgatatatgcgttgaatatatattgaaaagttaacattttaattttgaaatcttcattgttttttaaatgattataaattattgaaaccactaaacattccacgttaaaaaaaaaatcgttggtgtaaaattttgttacacaaatatgcaaataatcataaaagcaaataatcataaaatcatatgagtagaaacctcatttaataaatatccatattaaaagtatactatatatctatgttaatatcatttaaatttaattatatatcatatacgataaataaaattgattgttttgattaatttaccctaaaatgattgcgaataaacaagaacgatcatttgatttatatgcgcacaccaatttattacataatagtaactgatttcttagtcataatatgcagaaaaatataaaatatttattctgcaaaAGACGCGGaccttaacctaagtatgtatctatttaataattttaaatctgaaacattttctaaatctctggccaaaacaaaataacgaaatgaaaataaactcaaaaatcaatattaatatcgagcaataaccaaaataaaaaaaaaacgacacaaaaatgagaaaaatattgaagatagatagaaTTGGCAcggtgaacgtaaacttctcgtaaccataattaacttttaaattgcgaCAGTAACAATTGTAATTTTTTACCTTTGTTGTGCAGAAGGAAAGTTGCAACGCTGGAGATGCAGATGAATGTAAATCATGGGAAGCtaaaattagaaaacaaaaacatgattttgcaAAGCTTGCTTTTGGAAAAAGTTGTGAGGTACCTTCTCTTGAAGCCAGATTTGTGTGGTGTGAATTCAAACGCATCAAGGGCAGAGTGGATTGAAACTCATAAATGCTTCTTAGGAGAACAGAAGGAAGAGATTCAATCAATTAAGGTAAGCAGGCTGCACAAGCTTACTTCAATATTCTTGTATGCTCTTTTACTTTGTTGATTAGCTATTGAAATCCACGGCTTTTCAAGCATAGGGGTTATGTCACTATTCTTTCCGCTCTTTTATCTGTGAACTGGATACGAAAGTTTGAGCTTTTGTTTCCCTATATGTGTGGGTTATAACAGAAACTTGAGAACCCCAAGACCAGAAGCTCATGGAAAAGCCATTTAAACGGGAACATATGAAAATTCGGTCTCCATAGCTTGGAACAAGTGGAAGATCGGTAGTCACGTTTAAAATGTTGATTTTGGTTTCAAGGATAAGGTGGGTTACTACTAACTAGATTCAAAATCATGACAAAGGATATTGCTTATGTCTGACCCtctcaaaaattaaatttttgcaaGCAAGATATGTTGGGTCAGTTTTTACATGATTAGTGCGTAtgggaggatgaagaagatgagtGATGTGGCTGGTTATGCCTTATTTCGGTTCGGATGGAGAAAGTAGGTTCGGAACGTACTTCAAGTTTTTACACAGATCTTATTCATGCTTACCCTGTTAGCATGTTGAAGCTAAGAAGCAAGGTAAGAACAACGAGTTCTGAAAATACAAGATGAACGGTCATCTTATAAAAAGACAATAATCTTACTGTTTTCTAAGTcattaatctatattataaaccATTATTGAATGATATACATGCGTAAGTTCATGCAGATATGACCATATAtgcaaatatattattaatcataCACACAAAAGTATTGAGAAAAGGCAGAGTGAAGAAAGAAGTGAGATTTGATTAACTTCTCAATGGCTCTTATGTTAATTACATCCCAAAGAAGTATTGCCTTCACATGACAACTTACGTCTTATGTTTGTGaccaagaatttagagaatacATGCTATTACTATTCCTGAGTAACTCTGTTTCACACAGATATTCTCTCTTAGTTAATCAATGTTATAATCATAAGTAAGCATCTAGGAATCAAAAACATACATAAATCAAAAAAACTTTACCCAACAAGAGCAACCAAAACCAGTTTTGTCTTCAACTTGAAACTTAGGGGCCACACTTTCCTGTAAATATTAACCACCacaaaattaaaactatttttaaaaaatctaaaatttacaaaaatagaataaaatgtTTGGATCTTCTTTTCAGTTGTATCAAAGAGTAGTGATAGTAAAAAGTTAGCTTTCAAGAAGAAAAGCAAGACTGTAGGAGGACTTATGAGAATAAATTATGCAAAGGTGCAAAAGATTGCTAAAAAACAGGTCGACACTAAGAGACAACACAAATTTTCTATTTTCGTGGAAAACCTAAAAAGCAAAGATTTctctttaaacaaaaattagaaaatcagAAAGTCATTTTAAACCTTTTATGTGCTTTTATTTTGGATATCTTTATGTGGTTATGCGTTTGCTTGAGTTAAGATTTTCTCTCTGTATAATCTcacttattcttttttttttttttggcagcacACTTATTCCTTTTGAAAACCATACATGCATTGCATATGTTTATAGCTTTTTGGAGAAgttcagatttttatttatattaagacttttttaaaactatagttatttttatacaagagttttcaaaatttggtgtaaaatgagataaatatttttgtattgttataaattattaagtGGATGGCCCATAACCAATGACCAAGACAAGACCCAAACCGTGGCCAATGGAGGAGAGAGAAACGGTCGTccgaggagagagagtcggcctatCCTTTGGCCGACTTAGACATaggatgtttttcttttttctctgttttagatattttcctATTTCCtgttgtattaggttttggataatttcttttttcctatactttataattcctatataaggaacctctgttgatcattaataatacacagataattccccattcttttacaacacgttatcatcACGATAGCCTCTAGATCCCTGAGACTAAATCGAAACCTCTAAACCTAAAAACCTAAGCCGGCGACCATACCTAAAAACCCTAGACACGTTCTTAGTTCATCCAAGAACTCAGACAATCCATCTCGAATCCTTGACGTTCTCAGCTCACGTCCCAGTTCAGAAGAACCTGTCCAGCTCGCGATCAAACCCGAGACGCGATCGCACCCGAGACGACCCGATCTCCTCGCAGCTCGCATCAGAGACAAGCCGACAGCCTGCGATCGTCCTCAGCTCGCGCCTGCACTCATCCACGACCCGATTGGAACCTACAAGCATCCGaatgattctctctctctctctaaaggtgGTCCGGTTCTAAACCTCTACAAAGCAAAGGTATAACTTAATCTGAGAACCTAGAaagatcaaaaccctaatccattattatggaaactttgttcttgatgaaaccctagaaattacaaatttaaaatcgACAATCTCATAACTAGTAACATAGAAATGATTCCTTAGAACTTAATTGATTGTTCCTGATTTGAATTTGAGAAACCCTAAGTTttggaatcgaaaccctaaaccctaaaggacTGAATCCGATTTTAATTGATTGAGTGTTTAATGATCTGAGGTTTTAAGATTGTTAGATTGATTGAAGTAATCTGATCTAGAATTTaaatcctaaaggccttgaaaccttaatctTGAAATTGAATCCTACTAGTGTTCAAATCGGAAACCCTAGGATTGTTTGCATACATATGAATCTGAATTGAATTGCATTCGTATTGTTTAAAAATCGGCCAGCATATAAAACATACGAATTCGAATCTGATTACATTGATAAAGcatatggccgtgtggccttaatCTCTCTGTCATACATAGAATCATAAATTATGATTGTTCGCACCATGGTCAAGTAGATTTACATATCCGACCCTATTGTTTGACtacatggccgtgtggcttgattgttcgcaccatggtcgattagattgattgttttcataaatgcgtaagacaagtttgtggccgagcttgttaatataccatgcggccacatgatcacattgtgaacctaaattgaaatgataatgtgattcagatgtcgaaaatctcaaatagagactatgcagcccttaatctctccggagataactacttgaagtgggcgctagatacaaagatcagtTTAAGGTCAAAAGGacttggtgatactatcatcaagggcaacaatgagaccgataagaatcggtacatgctataagtattatacgccatcacctcattgaaggtataaaagatcagtacattacgatggaaaatccactagagcTTTGGGATGTTTTAcagcatagatatgatcaccagaaaacagTGTTACTcccaaaggctagaaatgactggaagaatctaagattcatgGATTATAAGTCAGTGGATGAGTACAATTCGGTCTTGTTTAAGACGGtctcgatgctgagactttgtggtgaagtgGTAACCGAAGAAGAGTTACTTGAGAAAACATTCTCTACGTTTCATTCCTCAAACATAATACTGCAGCAGCAGTACCGAATGAAAGGCTTCgccacatacactgatctgatc contains these protein-coding regions:
- the LOC106391296 gene encoding uracil-DNA glycosylase, mitochondrial yields the protein MASSTSKTLIDFIHPAKRLKASYFPAVSAASCSRGLCSASKSPPRVVTVTNSVADDSSRSDFNKSVATSKRNLAVCSEKVAKAKAEGSCCHVRLNELLVEESWLKALPGELQKPYFKTLSDFLERESKGPLIYPPQHLVFNALNTTPFDRVKAVIIGQDPYHGPGQAMGLSFSVPEGEKLPSSLLNIFKELQKDVGCSIPRHGDLQKWAVQGVLLLNAVLTVRSKQPNSHAKKGWEQFTDAVIQSISQQKEGVVFLLWGRYAQEKSKLIDGNKHHILTAAHPSGLSAHRGFFNCRHFSQANQLLEQRGIPPIEWQL
- the LOC106393502 gene encoding early nodulin-like protein 3: MRAARRSGRLGCDRVSGLIASWTGSSELGRELRTSRIRDGLSEFLDELRTCLGFLASHDLHSSASPALQLSFCTTKIFIFDEGFKYKKDSVLVVSEDEYKECKATKPQLYSNNQDTVFKLDRPGLFYFISGVSGQCEKGQKMIIKVMETESSPDSPSPSSSFSSLSASTHKKSSALKTAVQFTSSSFVVLIVSVLVWH
- the LOC106391029 gene encoding DEAD-box ATP-dependent RNA helicase 51-like; this encodes MVELEKKSSDVLKKRIRKRNRGKKNELQKVEVEEEETHNVEENADEIKKKVKKVKKLQGRGKIEEEEEVEAKEEEVEEEEEEKKMVVVAKGIMTNETFESLDLSEQTFEAIKAMDFKHMTQIQAGSIPPLLEGKDVLGAARTGSGKTLAFLIPAVELLFKERFSPLNGTGVIVICPTRELAIQTKNVAEELVKHHSLTVSMVIGGNNRRSEAQRIANGSNLLIATPGRLLDHLQHTKGFIFKHLKCLVIDEADRILEENFEEDMNKILKILPKTRQTALFSATQTSKVQDLARVSLTSPVLVDVDDGRRKVTNEGLEQGYCVVPSEKRLLLLISFLKKNLNKKIMVFFSTCKSVQFHAEIMKLINLDSCDIHGGLDQNRRTKTFFDFMKAEKGILLCTDVAARGLDIPAVDWIIQYDPPDKPTEYIHRVGRTARGEGAKGKALLVLIPEELQFIRYLKAAKVPVKELEFNEKKLLNVRSALEKYVANDYNLNKIAKEAYRAYIAAYNSHSLKDIFNVHRLDLQAVALSFCFSSPPKVHLNIESGAGKVRKARNQQGRNGFSPYTPYGKAKSTPKEA